The Aethina tumida isolate Nest 87 chromosome 6, icAetTumi1.1, whole genome shotgun sequence nucleotide sequence CTCATTTgtatattaacataaacacGAGCTGCTGCGCCAGTTGTTGACTttcataagtaattttttatgtatttagaatgtaatttgtaatagTGTAATTTAGTCCTTCGACAGTATATATCAACTTGAGTACATGTTCAATTGTCTCAactaaggtttataacctgctgcTCTTTGAACATTGGAGTTGATGAATTGACAATTATAACAAGGATCTAAAGGctgaatttaattgttaaaggtTATCCGTTACAGTTATGGTTGATTGTTCTCTTATGTGTCAGTTGGATATAAGATATGTTCTATTCACAATAACAAGGATTCAGGAGGTCCTTTTTAATGCCATTTTGATTTGACATGCGACACTCATTATTTCTTTGTGTGCAGTAATTTTACctcttttattctatttactatgtttattaatgatttggAAATACCTCTTTTCAATTTCGGTTTGGAAACGTTAGTACTGGGGTGTTTAATCGATCGTCTCTGGAGTATAGAGTTCTTACTTCCTCGTGGAGTATTAATGTATAACCTATTATTCTAGCGTTTAAGTTCTTGTTTAACGATAAGAATCCATTTCAGTGATTCCCGACTGaacataattagtttttgcTGTCCTTTACTAAACAAAGTGTAATTGTTTTTGCTGCTCCTACTATAGTATAGGCTTGAATTGTCCTGATGGAAGAACTAACAGTTTCTTTGCCATTTGTATTATATGAAATTCTTAAGCACGACATTGCCCATTAATATATTGGCAACTGCTGAAACAGGATTTCTTAATTCTATAGTGTATTTGTCCTTTTTGTGGCATTCGTCGGCAcctttattataattcttacTAACTGTTGATCTAAACCTAAGACTACTTTCCCTAGTTATGCAAGTAACAATACGTGATTCAACCAAGCATCTGACCTCATTGACTATGTAACCTTTATCCCTAATTGATATTTGGTAATCACTAGAGACCAGATGATATGCAACAAAGGTTTTATGCATGCAAATAtgcatgaaaaatatttgaaatatgcgaaattaaatgataaatttttttctttcaaattcaGCATACTATTAGTAAATTATCCTTTGATAGGCAATAATAGGCAGAGTAACATTATTAAACGTGAACAGTCGAGTATTATTCAAATACTTAGTGGTAAGATTGTGTCTTcgattatttagaatatttttgtaaatggtTCACCCCACATCCACCGAGGTAACTGGGCAAAAACTTAGTTTCTTTCTTCACAAAAATCGCTACTTTTCCATCCTCCACCCTATATGTTTTGtatccttttatatttatctttccGTGGTATATTTCCTGCAAAATACCTATGTCTATCTTCTCCTTTTCCAGTTTCCTTGCGAACAAATCCGTCGCCTCCCTCCCTCTCCCCGCATTTagcataacaaatttaatgctCGTTCCCATATTCTATCAGTCTTTTGCTGCTCCTGATCCTCCGCCGCAGCGACTCGCATTCCCAATCTAGCGCTCCATGTCCCTCATATTCTAAACCTTGAAATTTGCAGTTGGTGCATGCCCAATCCTCATTTTTACACACCCTTCCCTCATGCTTTCCAGCGCATCTATAGCAAACTATTTCCCACTCTTGCTTACAATGTTTTGCGATGTGCCCAAATCTACAACATCTGTAGCAGATTTCGGTGCTAAAGTTCTCCTTTACGAAACACCTTTCACCATCTATTTCTACTTTTTCTTCTTTCAttagttttctaaaaatttctcCCTCTATgctgaatataatattttccctGATTAAATTCCTGCAGTTGTATCTTCTGACTATTTTTACGTCTTCCATTCTGACTTTCTTTCCTACTGCTCTTTCAATTCCTTCCATCATGCTTTCCTCACTCGTCCCTTTCCTGACGCCCTGTATCTCCagttttggttttattttcttttctctTTCTATTTCAAAATCCCTGTTTTAATAAGTACTCTGTTTCCTCTTAATATTTGTACCGATTGTACTTTCTTCCTGTGTAATTTCATTTCCTCTATTTTCTTCTCCACTTCCTTCCTGCTCTGTGCATCTTTCATTTTAATCActgtttcttttcttttttctctaTTCACTCTTGGTGCTTCCTCTTTTCCTGTCTCCCCTCTGTCTTTATCCTCCCTTCTTCTCGTTGTCTTTACCCTTTCTGCATAAGTTTTTTCCGTTTTTTCCTTCATTGTTGCCTCAATTACGTTGTTTTCCCCGTATTGTTCTTTGCCTGTTTGTTTCTTGTTGCTCCTTTCACTTTTcttgttttcttctttttcactTTCCATTCTGTCTTTCCACCATCATTGCCACCATTTCAATTCTTCCTTCCATTCTACCTTCTAATTTTCCCATCCTATATGCCATTTGTGCCACTCTTTCCTCGATTTCCTTCACTGCTCTCAAGACAGTTGTCTGTTCCGCGATGTTGAATTGTATCTTCGCACCCGATTTCCGTGTAACAGCACTCCCTAATCCTGTTATTTCCTCAAGGAAATCCTCCACCCTTTCTTCCTTTTCTTCCTCTTCTATTTCCACTTCCCTTTCTTTATTTTGCACTTCCCTTGTGCTCCCTCCCGCTACTATATCCGTGTCATATCCCGTTTCCCACGCAATGTCAATCACTTCCGATTCTGTCCCGCTCATTTTCGCTTATTGTTTTTCGGTTTCATACACAAATTTTTCGCACTACGcaaatttttttactgttctgttttgttttctaatttcacctcgtaatttattatttcggccgcttttaattaaagtcaGTTTGTTTACTCACCCCTTATTTGGTCTAAATTACCCCTTTGTCGGTGCCCTTTGTGATCATATTGTTCCAGTCACCTATGTCTGTTTATCACACACTTAGTCTTTTATATCACCGCTGCTTTGTGTTCACCGCGCTACAACCGACAAAAACACCGCCGATCTCTCTCTAAATCACCGACAAAGACCATCCGCCGCCTTGTTGACGCCGCGCCGCTTGCTTTGTCACACCGCTTGCTGAGTACCGCCAGTTCATTGACCCTCGCCGCTCGACCGCTCCGCGCGCTCGCTGCTACGCGCACCCCACGCCGTGCGCGTCTAGTTTTCCAGCacttttattgttcttttcaCGTACTTTCCACCATATTTCCAATGGTGAGGGACATGAATACAAGTGCATCCGCACTCACGACCACCCAGCCTTTCGGCCACAAGTCTTAATGGTGAGGGACAGGTGAGTTTTTTtgggacagagaggggaaagtgtaaacccctctccgggtgccgatccggagatcatgaCCAATCGGGAACCATATGTGCAAGCACAcgtgtatatacatacacgggtgaagttgaaccagaagacgggactgacaaagatgacagccccctgtcaactggttcccggaagaacaagcccaatctgaggaaggtcctagaacctccctgggtgagtattgggcttgcagttgatccgttggcttcccgccaccactggcttgtggagcggtactgccCGAGAGATGACAGATGAGTTGTTGGGATTTACCTTATATACCGAGTGGGGCCATCGGTCGACGACAGGATTTAGTTAGTTTTATAGTTTCACAAGGCCAACGTTTCCATGTTGGTACTCGGAAATGTCTGTGCACGATCTACGTTCCTGGTGGTAGATCAGTTTCCACGTTGCGATCTGTTAAGACTCGGGCCTTTGCTTGGGAATTCTTTTCGCCGGTTAGACGTTGTGCGACGTTCTGTTTGTTCttctctttttattaaaattgacattaacaatattaagatGAACGAACGAAtgaatgtcaaaattaaaacaaactccAATCCAATCATTTGGAGATTCCTCTTCTTGACGATTAGATGTGACTCCGTTTTTTACTACGAACATCATCGCGCACAATGAAGGGTGTACAAAGACTTACGTACGTTAAGTAGTCTGTCGATTACAAAGAAAATGACGACGGCGACTGCGATGATTTTGGGGACTCGCATTGGAGATTAGGTGAGGCTATATTCATGTTCGTTTTTTTATTGCATTCATTGCCTGGATCACGGTGACGTACTCTGTTGTGTGAGATCAACGAAAATTATGACGACAACGACAAGAATAACACATACACAAACGTAACCAATAGTATTATTCTGGAGATTCATCTTGTAGGTTAGACAGGACTCCGAGTTTTGTTGTACTCTTTGGCTTCATCTCGATTATATGTGTTTTTCTGGAATAGACTGTCTGACTTCATAATCTTCAGTTCCCATTAcctatagttttattttaatatttagtttgaaCATCTGATTTAAAGAAACAAAGTTCATTATGTGTACAAATTCAGCAGTATAAAATGCATCATTAGGAAGATCTTTAGTCTCAGATTACTGActgatattgtaaattaaaatgctgATTAGTGAGTTTAGGCCACGTCCTAAAGTTAATATTGGATTATTTATCTAGAACAAAagcttaaataatatgttcaaattttacaagatTACTGTCTAATGTGCGAAGCatcgaaaattatataaatgcgacgattattaattataaaatatgtttcagaAGGGGAACtttgataatataaagaattatactattaaaacagatttatttttgcTATCTTGGTCGCAAACAGTATCTCTTACGTTTAAGCTTGTATAtccataataattaagtttaaatttcttatggaAACTGTACCGTAAGAGAAATTGTAtgccataatttttttcaaattaggcGGCTCTTATCATTTAGTTCACTAGAAACAGATGTCgagagtttaaaatataatttattaataccagAAGTAAATTCAGTTTTGATGAAGATGACTTTTCAGAGTCAAATGTAGAGAAAAATGAGTGAGTGAGAGCAAATATTCTTATAACCAGATTTAGATCAGAACAAAATTAAGATAGAGATTTTCAATATGAATAATCTAAAAGAACactgaaagttttaaaaatatcaatatttaatgtaaagatTAAGGCTTTCGTGacttatatatcttattatacatttgaatATCTTTGTTGTTCACATTCGGTCAGTATATGCCAGGGCCACGCGAAACAGCCACTACGGgtgaaaaactttttaacgGTGGTGGTTTGACAGGCGCAAAATAGTGAAAAGGTGGTGGTTCCAGCCTCAAAACCTCCGGGGCCACTTCAGGAACATGTGCAACAGCCACTGCGGCTGCCTCACCATTCACCTCTTCTTCTAGTCTTATGCCTGCCATTTGCGGTATCACATGAGGAACAGGCGCCTGAATATTGGGTACGATGTCCCCATCATCATATACCGCAATATCCGGGTTTATTACCAATTCTAAGCCATCGACGAGATGGATTAGACGGCGAAGGAATAAACCTATGTCCTGTTCTTCCAGTAATAGTCTTTGTGCGTTTTCtgcaaaaaaatatcttaatattttgtgataaaaGAGATGAGAGTTTATATACCTATCCTCCTATTTAGTCGTGTGTAGCGCGCCCTGGGGGTATTTGGCTCTTGGAGGCCCCGCGTCATTTGCACTAAGTCGCTTGCCTTTGCGTTCtccatgtttaaaaaatgagtaACATATACCCAAATGTTAGGATGTTTCCTCCCAATCATGCTCTTCGCCAAATACCGAAACATTTGCCCTGGTCCACTGGCGTCTTAGGTAGGTGACAAATGCGGCAATCATTTGTTCCTGTCCTTGGACGCCATTCATGCCTCCACTTCCTCAATACCAGCCATAAAATTATCTTGAGGGAGAAGGGGTAGTACCATTGCCATACGTACCCCTTGTGAGAGTGCCCAACAAGCCCCAGTTGCCGACCTCTCAAGTACACTGCCTTGGCATAGTGGAACCAACAGCTCACAATCCTCGTCCCCGGATATGTGTCCATAATAGCCAAGCGCAGCGCCCTTTCATAGTCGGCCATAATGCTACCAACAACTATTTCTCGTTTAAACACTTCCTCCTTGTGGTACCTTAGTATGATATTGTATGCTGCCCTATCGCGCTTCTCCATTAAAACATACAGTATCGGGAATATCGTCCTCCGGTACCTCAGGTGAATGATGAATAGTTGGTGGGCATCCCCAATATGTGGGACAACACTAAAAGTGCCGTCCATATGCAGATTTACTTCTCCCAATCGTCGAATTTCCTCGACAACAGTGGGAGAGCAAAATACAACCATGGACGCTCCTGGTTGCCCCAGTAGCCCCCGAAATACTGGCCTCCTTTGTGGACCGGCCTCCGTCGCAAATCGactaaaactaaataacataacaataacataaatatttaattttacatttgttatgCTAGTTCTAAGGTCTAAGAtagatagttttattattaaattaattaaatcatgtaagacttagttttaatcctaatattaagctacatagtaatattattgtgttttactttacttttaattaatattgttagtaaTAAACAACCTTGtataatttccataaaataaatatgtatatataaattaacgaaCGTTATTGAAATTACTGACAATCCGTTCTTTGCAtcaatgaattataatttatcatcgAAGTAAATTAACCTTTAGTAAGGTAgaatagataatttatgtataaattaacgaatgttttatgtttttttttactttcttaaaacatagtttttattaagaacaattcaaacaattcgTCACAGTCTGATAGGCCTGATCAATAAAGGGATTACATTACGAAACTGCTTTTAACAAGAACGCCTGGAATATCacgaattatatattaaatcaaattacatatcaacaacaatgttgaAGATTCGCCTCGAgttcaatatattcaagtt carries:
- the LOC126266029 gene encoding uncharacterized protein LOC126266029, whose amino-acid sequence is MMEGIERAVGKKVRMEDVKIVRRYNCRNLIRENIIFSIEGEIFRKLMKEEKVEIDGERCFVKENFSTEICYRCCRFGHIAKHCKQEWEIVCYRCAGKHEGRVCKNEDWACTNCKFQGLEYEGHGALDWECESLRRRIRSSKRLIEYGNEH